From the genome of Bubalus bubalis isolate 160015118507 breed Murrah chromosome 2, NDDB_SH_1, whole genome shotgun sequence, one region includes:
- the MATN1 gene encoding cartilage matrix protein isoform X4, which produces MRALSGPRPVLCGLLLLLFQAPCASGLAPLSRGHLCWTRPTDLVFVVDSSRSVRPVEFEKVKVFLSQVIESLDVGPNATRVGLVNYASSVKQEFPLRAHSSKAELLQAVRRIQPLSTGTMTGLAIQFAITKALSDAEGGRPRSPDISKVVIVVTDGRPQDSVRDVSARARAGGIELFAIGVGRVDKATLQQIASEPQDEHVDYVESYSVIEKLSKKFQEAFCLVSDLCATGDHDCEQVCVSSPGSYTCACREGFTLNSDGKTCNVCNGGGGSSATDLVFLIDGSKSVRPENFELVKKFINQIVDTLDVSDKLAQVGLVQYSSSVRQEFPLGRFHTKKDIKAAVRNMSYMEKGTMTGAALKYLIDNSFTVSSGARPGAQKVGIVFTDGRSQDYINDAAKKAKDLGFKMFAVGVGNAVEDELREIASEPVAEHYFYTADFKTINQIGKKLQKRICVEEDPCACESIVKFQTKVEGLLQALTRKLEAVSKRLAILENRIV; this is translated from the exons ATGAGGGCACTCAGTGGTCCCCGCCCCGTGCTCTGtggcctgttgctgctgctgttccagGCCCCATGTGCCTCTGGCCTCGCCCCGCTGTCCAGAG GGCACCTCTGCTGGACCCGGCCCACCGACCTGGTGTTCGTCGTCGACAGCTCACGCAGCGTGCGGCCCGTGGAGTTTGAGAAGGTGAAGGTGTTCCTATCCCAGGTCATCGAGTCACTGGACGTGGGGCCCAATGCCACCCGCGTGGGCCTGGTCAACTACGCCAGCTCCGTGAAGCAGGAGTTCCCGCTGCGGGCCCACAGCTCCAAGGCTGAGCTGCTGCAGGCCGTGCGCCGCATCCAGCCGCTGTCCACGGGCACCATGACGGGTCTGGCCATCCAGTTCGCCATCACCAAGGCCTTAAGCGATGCAGAGGGTGGTCGCCCCAGGTCCCCCGACATTAGCAAG GTGGTCATCGTGGTCACGGACGGGAGGCCCCAGGACAGCGTGCGGGACGTGTCTGCGCGGGCCCGGGCCGGCGGCATCGAGCTGTTCGCCATCGGCGTGGGCCGCGTGGACAAAGCCACGCTGCAGCAGATTGCCAGCGAGCCGCAGGACGAGCACGTCGACTACGTGGAGAGCTACAGCGTTATCGAGAAGCTGTCCAAGAAGTTCCAGGAGGCCTTTTGCT TGGTGTCAGATCTGTGTGCCACGGGCGACCATGACTGTGAGCAGGTGTGTGTCAGCTCCCCGGGCTCCTACACCTGTGCCTGCCGCGAGGGCTTCACCCTGAACAGTGACGGCAAGACCTGCAATG TCTGCAACGGTGGCGGGGGCAGTTCGGCTACTGACCTGGTCTTCCTCATTGATGGGTCCAAGAGTGTGCGGCCGGAGAACTTTGAGCTGGTGAAGAAGTTCATCAACCAGATTGTGGACACGCTGGATGTATCGGACAAGTTGGCCCAGGTGGGGCTGGTACAGTACTCAAGCTCTGTGCGCCAGGAGTTCCCGTTGGGCCGCTTCCACACCAAGAAGGACATCAAGGCAGCTGTGCGGAACATGTCCTACATGGAGAAGGGCACCATGACTGGGGCTGCCCTCAAGTACCTCATCGATAATTCCTTCACTGTGTCCAGCGGGGCTAGGCCTGGTGCCCAGAAGGTGGGCATTGTCTTCACTGATGGCCGGAGCCAGGACTACATTAACGATGCTGCCAAGAAAGCCAAGGACCTTG GCTttaaaatgtttgctgtgggtgtgGGCAATGCCGTGGAGGATGAGCTGAGGGAAATCGCCTCGGAGCCCGTGGCAGAGCACTATTTTTACACAGCTGACTTCAAGACCATCAACCAGATTGGCAAGAAGTTGCAGAAGAGGATCTGTGTGG
- the MATN1 gene encoding cartilage matrix protein isoform X2 yields the protein MEEETPRSPSQMEEHLAMPLTQKNPFSSSTIQVLFLGPDIGGGGSHIHLPPNSCVTGACHSAPPGQSPLCQPSWGVGCVCGGCYWRTKWPTQRGEGGQAFAHSSSASQVVIVVTDGRPQDSVRDVSARARAGGIELFAIGVGRVDKATLQQIASEPQDEHVDYVESYSVIEKLSKKFQEAFCLVSDLCATGDHDCEQVCVSSPGSYTCACREGFTLNSDGKTCNVCNGGGGSSATDLVFLIDGSKSVRPENFELVKKFINQIVDTLDVSDKLAQVGLVQYSSSVRQEFPLGRFHTKKDIKAAVRNMSYMEKGTMTGAALKYLIDNSFTVSSGARPGAQKVGIVFTDGRSQDYINDAAKKAKDLGFKMFAVGVGNAVEDELREIASEPVAEHYFYTADFKTINQIGKKLQKRICVASKHVLNAVFYKWHCSQCSPNVKSFNPIW from the exons ATGGAGGAGGAGACACCCAGAAGCCCTAGTCAGATGGAAGAGCACCTAGCCATGCCTCTCACTCAGAAGAAtcctttctcctcttccactATCCAAGTTCTTTTTCTCGGGCCTGATATTGGTGGTGGCGGCAGTCATATCCACCTGCCACCGAATAGCTGTGTGACCGGGGCTTGTCACTCTGCCCCTCCGGGTCAATCTCCTCTATGTCAACCGTCCTGGggtgttgggtgtgtgtgtggggggtgctaCTGGAGGACCAAGTGGCCCACCCAGCGTGGGGAGGGAGGCCAGGCCTTCGCACATTCCTCCTCTGCGTCGCAGGTGGTCATCGTGGTCACGGACGGGAGGCCCCAGGACAGCGTGCGGGACGTGTCTGCGCGGGCCCGGGCCGGCGGCATCGAGCTGTTCGCCATCGGCGTGGGCCGCGTGGACAAAGCCACGCTGCAGCAGATTGCCAGCGAGCCGCAGGACGAGCACGTCGACTACGTGGAGAGCTACAGCGTTATCGAGAAGCTGTCCAAGAAGTTCCAGGAGGCCTTTTGCT TGGTGTCAGATCTGTGTGCCACGGGCGACCATGACTGTGAGCAGGTGTGTGTCAGCTCCCCGGGCTCCTACACCTGTGCCTGCCGCGAGGGCTTCACCCTGAACAGTGACGGCAAGACCTGCAATG TCTGCAACGGTGGCGGGGGCAGTTCGGCTACTGACCTGGTCTTCCTCATTGATGGGTCCAAGAGTGTGCGGCCGGAGAACTTTGAGCTGGTGAAGAAGTTCATCAACCAGATTGTGGACACGCTGGATGTATCGGACAAGTTGGCCCAGGTGGGGCTGGTACAGTACTCAAGCTCTGTGCGCCAGGAGTTCCCGTTGGGCCGCTTCCACACCAAGAAGGACATCAAGGCAGCTGTGCGGAACATGTCCTACATGGAGAAGGGCACCATGACTGGGGCTGCCCTCAAGTACCTCATCGATAATTCCTTCACTGTGTCCAGCGGGGCTAGGCCTGGTGCCCAGAAGGTGGGCATTGTCTTCACTGATGGCCGGAGCCAGGACTACATTAACGATGCTGCCAAGAAAGCCAAGGACCTTG GCTttaaaatgtttgctgtgggtgtgGGCAATGCCGTGGAGGATGAGCTGAGGGAAATCGCCTCGGAGCCCGTGGCAGAGCACTATTTTTACACAGCTGACTTCAAGACCATCAACCAGATTGGCAAGAAGTTGCAGAAGAGGATCTGTGTGG
- the MATN1 gene encoding cartilage matrix protein isoform X3, producing the protein MEEETPRSPSQMEEHLAMPLTQKNPFSSSTIQVLFLGPDIGGGGSHIHLPPNSCVTGACHSAPPGQSPLCQPSWGVGCVCGGCYWRTKWPTQRGEGGQAFAHSSSASQVVIVVTDGRPQDSVRDVSARARAGGIELFAIGVGRVDKATLQQIASEPQDEHVDYVESYSVIEKLSKKFQEAFCLVSDLCATGDHDCEQVCVSSPGSYTCACREGFTLNSDGKTCNVCNGGGGSSATDLVFLIDGSKSVRPENFELVKKFINQIVDTLDVSDKLAQVGLVQYSSSVRQEFPLGRFHTKKDIKAAVRNMSYMEKGTMTGAALKYLIDNSFTVSSGARPGAQKVGIVFTDGRSQDYINDAAKKAKDLGFKMFAVGVGNAVEDELREIASEPVAEHYFYTADFKTINQIGKKLQKRICVASKHVLNAVFYKWHCSQCSPNVKSFNPI; encoded by the exons ATGGAGGAGGAGACACCCAGAAGCCCTAGTCAGATGGAAGAGCACCTAGCCATGCCTCTCACTCAGAAGAAtcctttctcctcttccactATCCAAGTTCTTTTTCTCGGGCCTGATATTGGTGGTGGCGGCAGTCATATCCACCTGCCACCGAATAGCTGTGTGACCGGGGCTTGTCACTCTGCCCCTCCGGGTCAATCTCCTCTATGTCAACCGTCCTGGggtgttgggtgtgtgtgtggggggtgctaCTGGAGGACCAAGTGGCCCACCCAGCGTGGGGAGGGAGGCCAGGCCTTCGCACATTCCTCCTCTGCGTCGCAGGTGGTCATCGTGGTCACGGACGGGAGGCCCCAGGACAGCGTGCGGGACGTGTCTGCGCGGGCCCGGGCCGGCGGCATCGAGCTGTTCGCCATCGGCGTGGGCCGCGTGGACAAAGCCACGCTGCAGCAGATTGCCAGCGAGCCGCAGGACGAGCACGTCGACTACGTGGAGAGCTACAGCGTTATCGAGAAGCTGTCCAAGAAGTTCCAGGAGGCCTTTTGCT TGGTGTCAGATCTGTGTGCCACGGGCGACCATGACTGTGAGCAGGTGTGTGTCAGCTCCCCGGGCTCCTACACCTGTGCCTGCCGCGAGGGCTTCACCCTGAACAGTGACGGCAAGACCTGCAATG TCTGCAACGGTGGCGGGGGCAGTTCGGCTACTGACCTGGTCTTCCTCATTGATGGGTCCAAGAGTGTGCGGCCGGAGAACTTTGAGCTGGTGAAGAAGTTCATCAACCAGATTGTGGACACGCTGGATGTATCGGACAAGTTGGCCCAGGTGGGGCTGGTACAGTACTCAAGCTCTGTGCGCCAGGAGTTCCCGTTGGGCCGCTTCCACACCAAGAAGGACATCAAGGCAGCTGTGCGGAACATGTCCTACATGGAGAAGGGCACCATGACTGGGGCTGCCCTCAAGTACCTCATCGATAATTCCTTCACTGTGTCCAGCGGGGCTAGGCCTGGTGCCCAGAAGGTGGGCATTGTCTTCACTGATGGCCGGAGCCAGGACTACATTAACGATGCTGCCAAGAAAGCCAAGGACCTTG GCTttaaaatgtttgctgtgggtgtgGGCAATGCCGTGGAGGATGAGCTGAGGGAAATCGCCTCGGAGCCCGTGGCAGAGCACTATTTTTACACAGCTGACTTCAAGACCATCAACCAGATTGGCAAGAAGTTGCAGAAGAGGATCTGTGTGG